GAGTTACAGAAACGAACAGGCGAGCTTTGTCCGAATGAGTTCTTCGAAGGGAAGAAGCTGGCGTTCATCCGAGAGCAGCCGACGCTTCTGGGAACACCGGACGATCCGAGTTTCAAGTTCAACAGCTGTGGAGAATCGGGACTTGAGATGTCGAGTCTCCTGCCCCATCTCCAGACCGTCGCCGATGACATCACAGTGATCAAGACCGTCACCACCGATCAGTTTAATCATGCCCCGGCTCAGTTATTTCTTCTCACCGGGTTTGGTCAGTTCGGTCGACCAAGTCTCGGCTCCTGGGTCACTTACGGACTCGGCTCTGAGAACCAGAACCTTCCCGGTTTCGTCGTGCTGATTACCGGCCAGGTGCTCGGAGCCGGCAGTAGTGCCTGGGGCAGCGGATTTATCCCAACTGTTTATCAGGGAGTCGAGTTCCGCAGCCAGGGCGATCCTGTGCTCTATCTGTCAAATCCGGATGGCGTCTCGCCGGGCAGCCGCCGCGATATTATTGATGCCGTCAACGGGCTCAATCAGGTCCACTACGGCGACGTGGCTGATCCCGAGATCGCGACTCGCATCAGCCAGTACGAGATGGCCTACCGGATGCAGACCAGCGTGCCGGAACTCATGGACATCAACTCGGAATCTCCGGAGATTCACCAGATGTACGGCACCGAGCCCGGGAAAACGAGCTTTGCGAACAACTGTCTGCTGGCTCGCCGACTGGTTGAACGAGGCGTCCGTTTTGTCCAGCTGTTCGACGAAGGCTGGGATATGCACGGCGGGGTTTTCAATAATCTGCCGCGGAAGTGCAAGCAGGTAGACCAGCCCATTGCGGCACTCCTCAAAGATCTGAAAGAACGTGGCTTGCTTGACGAAACGCTGGTGGTCTGGTCATCCGAATTCGGCCGCACGCCCATGGCACAAGGAAAGAACGGGACCGGAGCCATGACCAAAGCGGGCCGCGATCATCACAAGGAAGCCTATTCCATCTGGATGGCCGGCGGCGGCGTGAAGGGGGGGTATGTTCACGGAAAGACCGACGAGCTGGGCTATGCTCCGGTCGAAAATCCAGTCCATGTACACGATCTGAACGCCACGATTCTTCATCTGCTCGGCATGAATCACGAGCGGCTGACGTTCAAATATCAGGGCCGTCAGTTCCGACTGACCGACGTGCACGGTCACGTCGTCCGCGAAATTCTCGCCTGATCCGGCCGCAGTTATTCGCGAGGAGGCAGCGGTTCGGGGCGGTCCGGCGGGTTTCCGTTCGGTCCATTGAAGGGGGGCGGACCGGGACGATCGTCCGGTCGCCGATCGCCTGGTCGACGATCATCGGAACCTCGCCCATCTGGTCCCCGTCCCTCGGACGAGCCGCCACGGCGGAAGCCGCTGAAGCTCGGCCGCATTTCCCAGAGCACGCTTTGCACGAACACGCCGTTGGTGAAGACGCTTTCGTTCTGGTGGGCATCCCACAGGTAGAGCCATTTCAACGCTTCGGCCTGATAATCGGCGGGGCTGTCGAGGAGAGCCGCCTGTTTGTTCGGTTCGAGTCGGGCGAAGAACGACTGAAGTTCGTTATTGCTTACCTGATCCTTCTGGGCGAAGCTGTTCATCTCGGAGACGAGCAGACTCCGGATCAGCAGACTGCGAAACGCGATCCGCTCATAGACGGCGGTCGAAGGCGACCAGGCCCGGTCATTCTGCTCTGGAGAAGGCTGGAACTCAAAACCTTCCTGCCGGACGATCCGCATCGTCTGTTCGGGGGGCCAGTTCGCTGGAGCATCGTGCGTGTTGGCCAATGAAGCGCTGAGGATGTGGAACTTCTTCTTAATGCCAGTCGCTTTCGTCTGTTCGATCTGATCCCGCTGAGCGGTGCCGAGCTGATCAAACAGGATCTCATCGATTATCTTATTGAGCTGTTCTTCGGTCATCAGATACGGAGTGGTGTTGTTGACACTCCGGCTGGGATCGAGCATCCACAGCAGACTCGACATGCGGCGATCATTGCGATCGAGCATTCGCGAGATCAGCTCGGGCAGCAGTTGGACGTCCTTCTGACGGCTTTCCCGCAAAATCGCTTCCACAACGGCGATCTGGGCAGCCGGTTCCGGAGAATTCCGCAGGCGTTCCCGTTCGAACGGGTTGAGCGACTGCAGCCATTCGATGTATCCGTCAACGAGCGGTTCGAGCTGCTGTTGTTCGACGTAGTTGTGCAGTTCCCAGTAGCGTTGCTGCTCGGCGGGGGACAGTTTCTGGTATCGGGCCAGGTTCCGCTCCAGTCGATTGCGTTCTTCCTGCGGAAGGTCGGCAATTTCCCGTTTGATCGAACGGAACTCTGAGTAGCTGAGCCGATGGCTGTAGCCGGCTCCACACAGCCAGAACAGGCCGAACGTGCAGAGGGAGGCGATGAGCATCGGCGAACGCTTCGAGAGCTGCCAGCGAGGAATCTGATCTGTCTGATCGTTTTCGGGGATTTGCGGTTTCATATCATCGCCCTCCCTGACCGAATTCGACGCGGCGTCGTTGCCATTCCGGATTGCTCTGCAGCTTCTGGAGAAACTCGATCGAGCCGACTTCTTCATAGCTGTCGAAGTTCTTCAGCAGGGGATAATTCTCGATCATTGCATCTGTCGTTGTCGGGGGGACAGAGCGAGCCAGCAGGTAACCTCCCAGCCCGCAGGCCATGACGAGCACCCAGCCGACCGCCCGGACACCAATCCGCCGCGCTTCGCTCATCCATTCCGGTTCGCTCCACGGCCGTTGATCATCCTCCATTTTCACGGTCGCCAGCGTGTTCTGCGCGAACTCGTCGGAAGCCTTCACGCGAGGAAGCGTGTCGAGCATCTCCCACGTTGAAGCCAGCGACTCCATATCGTGACGGGCGACCTCATTCTGCGCCAGCAACTGTTCGATGCGCTGCGCTTCATCTTCGTTGAGCTCGCCGTCCAGATAAGCAACGAAGTTGGATCGTTGCTCGGCTGTCAGTCTTGCCAGTTTGTCGACCATGGGAATACTCGGAATGTTGCGGCGAGCCGCGATGGGTCAGAAGGGCTCTGGTTTTTCACGGAGCAGTTTGGATGTCGGTGCCGTTGGATGTCAGTTTTGGTCAGGTCTGCAGATAGTTCTCAAGGTGTTCTCTCAGATTCTCGCGAGCCCGCGACAGCAGCGACTTCACTGCGGACGGGCTCAACTCGAGTGTTTCGGCGATATCGGCGTAGCTCATCTCTTCGAACTTGTTGAGCAGGACGGCGATCCGCTGCCGATCATTCAGATTCTCCAGCGCGTCCTGGATGACCGCCGACAACTCCGTACGGTCGAGCTGACGGGCCGGCATCAACGAGGATTTCTCCGCGACGTTTTTCTCCGGAATCCGCATGCTCTGCGGTCCGCTCTCCCCGGTTCCGAACTGCACTTCCTTGCGGCGCTGTTTGGAGCGTCGCGAGTTGCTCGCCAGGTTATTGGCGATTCGGAACAACCAGGTCGAGAACTTGGCCTGCGGTTCATAGGCGTGTCGGGCCCGGTAAACGCGCAGAAAAGTTTCCTGAGCCAGATCCTCGGCTGCGTCCTGGGAGCCGAGAATTGTGGCAAAGATACTGATCACACGATCCTGATAACCCTCGACGATTTCACCAAATGCTTCCTCGTCTCCTTCGCGGACTCGGAGCATCAGCTGCACGTCGGGATCGCTCAGGTAGGGATTATTCGCAGTTTGCGTTGACGCATTCACGATGAGGGAACTTTTCAGGTTCTGAGATCCGGATGATCCGCTGTGATTGAATTCACTCTGGGATGCAGTTTCTCGGGCCGAACAAACGGCGGCATTTCCGGCGTGGATTCCAGCTCAATTGACTCGACGGAGAGACTTCTTACGATGGCAGAGTTCCCCGTCGAGATTTGATGTGCTGGTCTCGCACTAAGACTATAAACCCGCCCGATCGCTCGAAGTTTCGTCATTCGAGCACCGGTCGGCGGTATTCGCTGTGTCGGGAATGAGTGATGAACGTATTGTTACAGCATCCCCGACCGCTTTCCACTTTGGGCTTTTCGTTTTTTCCAAAATGACACTTTCGACTTTGCCGATCAGCTATTGCGGGAATGTTCATCCGGCTCAGACCGTCGCCGAATTGACACAAGTCCTGACCACGCAAACCGCCCGCGTTCAGCGGCAGTCCGAGTTTCCGATCGCGGCTGGCCTCTGGCTGCCCGATGCCATCACCCGCGAACTCGAAGAGTCGCCAGCCAGGCTGGAACCAGTCGCGACCGCGCTGCGCGAGAATCAGCTGGCCTGCTACACTCTGAATGCTTTTCCGTTTGGCAACTTCCATTTGGAACGCGTGAAAGAGCAGGTCTACCTGCCCGACTGGACCGATCCGCAACGGCTCGAGTACACGATGCGGTGTGCCCGCCTGCTGACACGTTTGCTTCCCGACGGCGTGGAAGGGAGCATTTCGACCGTGCCGCTCGGCTTCAAAGCTCTGGCCGATAAGCCCGATTTCGAGCAGCAGTGCATTACCAATCTGCTTGAACTGGCCCGCCAGCTCGACGAACTGCACGACGCCACCGGACAGGTGATTCGCCTGGCCATCGAACCCGAACCACTTTGTGTGCTCGAAACGACCAGAGAAGTCATCGACTTCTTCAACGCTTTACGGGCCCGCGTCGATTCCGAAGCACTGCGGGAAATCGTCGACCGGCATCTCGGCGTCTGTTACGACGTCTGCCATCAGTCGGTCGAGTTTGAAGACGTTGCCGAGTCGATCGCTGACCTGAATCGTCATCAGATCCGCATTAATAAGGTGCACATCACCTGCGCGATCGATCTGGAGAATCCGGCTCAGAATACCGCAGGCCGAGAGTTCCTCGCGGATTTTGCCGAAAAACGTTATTTGCACCAGACGTTTCGAAACAGTTCAACGGGGACGGTCTCTGAGCTCGATCTGACAGCCGAGTTCGCTCGCAATCCCCCAGCCGAGTGGCTCGAAGCCGATAGCTGGCGGATTCATTTCCATGTCCCCGTGCACGCCGATTCCCTCGGGCCGCTCTCGACAACCCGGGCCGATCTGAAGAAGGCTCTCGCAGCCGTCGCTGGTCTCGAATACGCCCCGCATCTCGAAGTCGAAACTTACACCTGGACCGTGATGCCCGGGAAAGATCTGCCGGATGTGTGCGACGGACTGACCGAAGAACTGGCCGCGACGCATCGCCTGCTCAACGAACTGCCGAAGCCCTGAGATGGACTATCGCACCAGAAACCGGGCGGCTTATAACCAGCTCGTCAGCGACGGCGCGGTCTTCTCCCGCGTTGCGACCGATGAAGAATGCCAGCGGCCGTTAGCCGTCCTCGACTCTCGCGGCTGGCTGCCGAGTTCGGTGCAGGGGAAGCAGGTCCTCTGTCTCGCCGCGGGCGGCGGCTGGCAATCGATCCTCTACGCCAGCGCCGGGGCTCAAGTCACTGTGGTGGACCTCAGCCCGGGCATGCTTGCCCTGGACGATCGCGAAGCCCGCATTCGCAACCTGAAGCTGAAACTGATCGAGGCTTCGATGGACGACCTGAACATGCTCGGCGATGAGCAGTTCGACATCGTTCATCACCCGGTCAGCACCTGTTACGTGCCCGATCTGGCCCCCGTTTTCCGGGAAGTGGCTCGCGTGCTGCGTGTCGATGGTCTCTACATCAGCCAGCACAAATCCCCAATCAGCCTGCAGGTGACCCGCCGCACGGAACGGGACGAATACGCGATCGGCGTCGACTACTACCACTCCGGACCGCTTCCGGCGGTCGAAGACAAGTCGTACCGCGAACCGGGAGCCGTCGAGTTCCTGCACCGCTACGACCAGATCCTCGGCGGCATGTGCGCAGCCGGCCTTGTCATCGAAGCCTTCGCCGAACCCAAACGCGCCCACCGCCAGGCCACCCCGGGCGACTTCCGCCACCGCGGCAACTACATCGCCCCCTACCTCCGCATCAAAGCCCGCAAACTGCAGACTACGATGAAGAACGAGGAATCGTCGAAGCTCTGGACCCCGTGATCCGGCAAACTTAGAGACACGGGATGGCCCGGAGGTTTACCTCCGGGTTGCGGAGCAACAAGCAGTTGCCCATCGGCGAATTCGATCGATTGTGCATGCATTCCCAACGAGAAGCAAGTTGTTCGGTACTCGTGTTCCCACGTCTGCTAATCACCAACGTCCCACGGTCAGCTGCTGGTGACTTCGTCACCCGGAAGTGAACTTCCGGGCCATCCTTGTTCGTCGAGTTCCGCCGAAAGCGGGGTGCCATGCCCACGCTCGCGTGGGCATGCCTGTCTTCGACGTTCCCAGGCAATCAGCATCGCATCCCCATAACAGTAAGGTCGCGGGATGGCTCCGGAGTTTATCTCGGAGGTGCGCAGCAACAAGCCGTTGCCCTTCGACTAATTCGGTCTATTCGGCAAACCATAGTTCTAAGCAAATCACGCCGTGCACGGTCCTCACGTCTGCCATTCATCATCGGCCCACGTCAACTGCTTGTGACTTCGTCACCCGGAAGTGAACTTCCGGGCCATCCTTGTTGACCGAATTCCGCCGAAAGTGGGTGCCATGCCCACGCTCGCGTGGGCATGCTTTTTCGGGGTTGCACAGCAACAGGTGGTCGCCCGTTGATGGACTCGGTCCAGAGCCCGTTCCAATCCTGTTCAGAATCGAGCTGTGCCGTAACAGTAATGGTATTACGGATCCCCGTCTGGTATGGTCGATTGGCGAGAGTTGACCCTGGAATGTGGCCCCACCAGCAAAATGCCTCATGCCCGTCCGATCTGTCCCCCCCCCTCAGAAGGGCTCTGCAATGCCTAATCGACGTCTTTCAGTGCCCTCAGGTTGTGTTCGCCGGTCTCGACTACGAGGAATCGGTTGCGGTGCGGCTGCTGAGGTGCTGGAGGCTCGGGCTCTGCTCACGGTATATGTTGTTAACACGGCGACCGATGTTACCGTCAATACGAACAGTAATTCCGATGGCTTGATCAGTCTGCGGGAAGCGATCACCGCCGCGAACAACAACGCTGCATTTGGAGATGCTCCGGCCGGGTCATCCGGGACAACAGATATTATTCGGTTCGCTCCCTCGATGCGGGGGCAAACGATCACGATTCAGGGAGATGACTTTCTCATTGCGGGCAATCTGAAGATCGACGGTGTCATCGACGGGATCGCAACCAACCTCCCTCGCATCAATGCCTCGAACGCCTCTCGGCATTTCTTTATCGCCTCCGGTTCAATCGTCGAGATCAGCGGGCTCATGCTTTACGGGGGAAACGGGACCGATTCGGGATCGGGGCAACAGCAGGGAGGTGCTATCCAGAATTTTGGAAGTCTGACGCTTCGCTCAATGTGGATTCACGGAAACACGGCTGGAATCGGTCGGGGGGGCGGGGTCTCCAGTCTCATCGGCTCGATCAATGTGATTGACAGTACAATCTCCAACAACACTGCGGCTGAAGCTGCGGGACTCTATCTTGGAGTTCCGGGAAAGATCATCAATAGTACCGTGAGCGGAAATGAAGCCGATCAATTCGCCGGAGGCCTGTGGGCACAATCCGGAGCGAACCTGGGAATCACCAACAGCACGTTTACGGGAAATCGCTCAGATACCCTTGATGAAAGCGGTCAACCTGGCGGGGGGATCGGAGTCAGCGGAAATGGCGTTGTGGTTGTTGAGAACACGCTGGTGGCCGGGAACTTCCAGGGGAACGGCACCACGCCGAATGATGTCTTCAATTCCAGTTCCTTCACGGGGTCCAACAATCTGATTGGTGATGCGAACTCGTCAGGGGGATTGTCCGACGGTCAGTTTGACAACATTGTCGGCGTCAATGGCTCCGGAACGCGTGACATCACGACGATTCTCGACACAACGCTGCAGAACAATGGCGGAACCTGGCCGACACACGCTTTGCTGCAGACATCCATAGCCGTGAACAATGGCGACAGTCAGCTGGCCCGGGATGAAAACGGAAATTTCCTGGACTCCGACGGCCGGGGGGCTCCCTTCACGAGGTTCGGTATCGGCACCGCGAACGCGGGCGCGACCGTTGACATTGGCGCCTATGAACTTCAACCCCGCTTCGCGGTCAATACTCTCGCCGACGAAACCGACGATCCCGAGACCTTCTCGCTGAGAGAAGCGCTTCAGGCGGCGAATGCTCAAGACATCGGTTCCAATGTGGGGGGCTCGACCGACGAGATTCTCTTCTCGTCGACACTCGATGGCGGGACGATCACGCTCAATGGAACCGCTTTGCAGGTCATGTCAGGTCGAACCAGAATCGAGGGGCGGGGAGCCGATCTGCTCACCATCAGTGCAAATGATCAATCCAGTATTCTTGGCGTGGCGTCTACCGGAATCGTCGAAATCAGCGGGCTCAAGCTGACGGAAGGCCGCAACGGTTTCGCCGGAGGGGCGATCGTTAATCAAGGCCAATTGACATTGAGAGAAATGTGGCTCACAGGCAATCAGGCTCTTATCGCAGGAGCGGTTGACAATCATCGAAGCGGGGGTGTCGCGACGCTGACGCTCATCGACAGTTTGTTGGAAAACAACCGCACGTCATTCAGCGGAGGGGCAATCTACAATTCAGGATCGCTCACCGTAATCAATACGACGCTGTCCGGGAACGAGTCTAAAACAGACGGCGGAGCGATCTACAATAACGGTGTTTCGATCGTCACCAACTCGACGATCACCGGTAATCATGCCATTTTCGACGGGACTGCCTCTGATGGAGGCGGAGGAATCTCCAACGACGGTGGGGCGATCACGCTCAATAACACGATCGTGGCAGGGAATTTTTCAGGAACCCAAGAAGCTGCGCATGATATTCGCGGCACAGTCGAAATGAGTTCCAGCAACAATCTTATCGGCACGGCGAACGCATCTGGCGGCCTTGTTGATGGAACCAACGGCAATATCGTCGGCGTCAAGATTCACGAGGTGCTCGATCCCGTCCTTCGCGACAACGGCGGCTCCACACCGACGCATGCTCTCATCCCGAATTCTCCGGCCATTAATCGCGGCAACAACGCTCTGGCTGTTGACGAGAATGATG
The genomic region above belongs to Rubinisphaera margarita and contains:
- a CDS encoding DUF1501 domain-containing protein translates to MHPSQIKSQQDLTRRYFLQKSGYGIGSCALASLFLQDAAAKSRENPLSPQTTDFPARAKNVIYIHLVGAPSHLDLFDYKPELQKRTGELCPNEFFEGKKLAFIREQPTLLGTPDDPSFKFNSCGESGLEMSSLLPHLQTVADDITVIKTVTTDQFNHAPAQLFLLTGFGQFGRPSLGSWVTYGLGSENQNLPGFVVLITGQVLGAGSSAWGSGFIPTVYQGVEFRSQGDPVLYLSNPDGVSPGSRRDIIDAVNGLNQVHYGDVADPEIATRISQYEMAYRMQTSVPELMDINSESPEIHQMYGTEPGKTSFANNCLLARRLVERGVRFVQLFDEGWDMHGGVFNNLPRKCKQVDQPIAALLKDLKERGLLDETLVVWSSEFGRTPMAQGKNGTGAMTKAGRDHHKEAYSIWMAGGGVKGGYVHGKTDELGYAPVENPVHVHDLNATILHLLGMNHERLTFKYQGRQFRLTDVHGHVVREILA
- a CDS encoding anti-sigma factor family protein — protein: MVDKLARLTAEQRSNFVAYLDGELNEDEAQRIEQLLAQNEVARHDMESLASTWEMLDTLPRVKASDEFAQNTLATVKMEDDQRPWSEPEWMSEARRIGVRAVGWVLVMACGLGGYLLARSVPPTTTDAMIENYPLLKNFDSYEEVGSIEFLQKLQSNPEWQRRRVEFGQGGR
- a CDS encoding RNA polymerase sigma factor, with protein sequence MNASTQTANNPYLSDPDVQLMLRVREGDEEAFGEIVEGYQDRVISIFATILGSQDAAEDLAQETFLRVYRARHAYEPQAKFSTWLFRIANNLASNSRRSKQRRKEVQFGTGESGPQSMRIPEKNVAEKSSLMPARQLDRTELSAVIQDALENLNDRQRIAVLLNKFEEMSYADIAETLELSPSAVKSLLSRARENLREHLENYLQT
- the eboE gene encoding metabolite traffic protein EboE yields the protein MTLSTLPISYCGNVHPAQTVAELTQVLTTQTARVQRQSEFPIAAGLWLPDAITRELEESPARLEPVATALRENQLACYTLNAFPFGNFHLERVKEQVYLPDWTDPQRLEYTMRCARLLTRLLPDGVEGSISTVPLGFKALADKPDFEQQCITNLLELARQLDELHDATGQVIRLAIEPEPLCVLETTREVIDFFNALRARVDSEALREIVDRHLGVCYDVCHQSVEFEDVAESIADLNRHQIRINKVHITCAIDLENPAQNTAGREFLADFAEKRYLHQTFRNSSTGTVSELDLTAEFARNPPAEWLEADSWRIHFHVPVHADSLGPLSTTRADLKKALAAVAGLEYAPHLEVETYTWTVMPGKDLPDVCDGLTEELAATHRLLNELPKP
- a CDS encoding class I SAM-dependent methyltransferase — its product is MDYRTRNRAAYNQLVSDGAVFSRVATDEECQRPLAVLDSRGWLPSSVQGKQVLCLAAGGGWQSILYASAGAQVTVVDLSPGMLALDDREARIRNLKLKLIEASMDDLNMLGDEQFDIVHHPVSTCYVPDLAPVFREVARVLRVDGLYISQHKSPISLQVTRRTERDEYAIGVDYYHSGPLPAVEDKSYREPGAVEFLHRYDQILGGMCAAGLVIEAFAEPKRAHRQATPGDFRHRGNYIAPYLRIKARKLQTTMKNEESSKLWTP
- a CDS encoding choice-of-anchor Q domain-containing protein — protein: MPNRRLSVPSGCVRRSRLRGIGCGAAAEVLEARALLTVYVVNTATDVTVNTNSNSDGLISLREAITAANNNAAFGDAPAGSSGTTDIIRFAPSMRGQTITIQGDDFLIAGNLKIDGVIDGIATNLPRINASNASRHFFIASGSIVEISGLMLYGGNGTDSGSGQQQGGAIQNFGSLTLRSMWIHGNTAGIGRGGGVSSLIGSINVIDSTISNNTAAEAAGLYLGVPGKIINSTVSGNEADQFAGGLWAQSGANLGITNSTFTGNRSDTLDESGQPGGGIGVSGNGVVVVENTLVAGNFQGNGTTPNDVFNSSSFTGSNNLIGDANSSGGLSDGQFDNIVGVNGSGTRDITTILDTTLQNNGGTWPTHALLQTSIAVNNGDSQLARDENGNFLDSDGRGAPFTRFGIGTANAGATVDIGAYELQPRFAVNTLADETDDPETFSLREALQAANAQDIGSNVGGSTDEILFSSTLDGGTITLNGTALQVMSGRTRIEGRGADLLTISANDQSSILGVASTGIVEISGLKLTEGRNGFAGGAIVNQGQLTLREMWLTGNQALIAGAVDNHRSGGVATLTLIDSLLENNRTSFSGGAIYNSGSLTVINTTLSGNESKTDGGAIYNNGVSIVTNSTITGNHAIFDGTASDGGGGISNDGGAITLNNTIVAGNFSGTQEAAHDIRGTVEMSSSNNLIGTANASGGLVDGTNGNIVGVKIHEVLDPVLRDNGGSTPTHALIPNSPAINRGNNALAVDENDDPLTSDQRGVGFDRVLTRVDMGAFEGFRDPMTSFTGFFNGNWWLATPDANGSYDTNVAASGPASTFQKVLTGDFNGDGHDDLAAWLLSGQWRVGLNDGNGNYNFTPWTTWSGPNIKEVHVGDFNNDGLDDIIGLFEISNRNRGRWWVGLSDGTRFTNRSWGDFGNFSGILDVAVGNFDGVKGDDLAIITATGNIFMAKTSNSSFQYLFSHNWSVNSGFNFFQPGDFNGDGREDLVAVFGSGASKSIFVAKSLGPAAGFASLKFSDLTATQSLDSFVVGDFNGDGKDDVAARLNTTKWWLGLAGVNVFNFTFGTTWSFASSGVNDIHIGSTNGDANSDILGRGSNGNWYSAESNGTGLTNRVIETWAPVNWQFVNGGDYSTPPAAPASKDELFTPQSSLQTNEPAQDLASRWSGPEETNQAIDSPGVNTLPAFGHEHPEEIDSEEYGVFGESSLLDLLFAS